In the genome of Ptychodera flava strain L36383 chromosome 13, AS_Pfla_20210202, whole genome shotgun sequence, one region contains:
- the LOC139148089 gene encoding solute carrier family 52, riboflavin transporter, member 3-B-like, whose product MTEKKSGRERLSLTVQILVCLLGLASWIDINGLWTELPLMVYRLPEGWDLPSYLIIIIQIANVGPLTFGIVSRFTNRRIEIPTNYLIISIGGISCLLLAFLWHRTSVVGGSEHSTALLSLAMLLALVDCTSSVSFLSFMSIYPAGYMTAYLIGEELTGLIPSLAALIQGVGGNAECRNDSVPFVNETLNITQYELTFYYPPARFSVQGFFLILFAILLCSFIAFVMLNHLPAATKHRVPDERVSEKGDAKSKNSMSISKDRDDFAYINKGVQVDLDGETSFTDISGTAQPNGTVQDNDTDKNSTKRLSISTWAYLLIIVAWLNGLKNGVLPSVQSYSALPYGNVAYHLCITLSLLVKPFIVLVAHFVPTKKLSVIGFVALCGTATGCYIFYLALLSPTPVLCGSTWGEALVVVAWIVNAVFFTYAEVVICILCRKHGRKALIWYGISSQIGSLIGSVIIFTVLNNMDLFTSNNPCDDTCYN is encoded by the exons ATGACGGAGAAGAAATCTGGGAGAGAGAGACTCTCTCTGACTGTCCAGATACTTGTGTGCTTGCTTGGTTTAGCATCCTGGATTGACATCAATGGACTGTGGACGGAACTACCGCTGATGGTGTATCGCCTGCCAGAAGGCTGGGATCTCCCGTCTTACCTTATAATCATCATCCAAATCGCGAATGTAGGTCCTCTGACATTTGGAATCGTCAGCAGATTCACGAACCGTCGCATTGAGATTCCTACGAATTACTTGATAATTTCGATTGGCGGTATTTCTTGTCTCCTGCTCGCCTTCCTCTGGCATCGCACTTCTGTCGTTGGTGGCAGTGAGCACAGCACAGCCCTCCTATCGCTCGCCATGCTCCTTGCGCTTGTAGATTGCACATCATCTGTGTCTTTCTTATCATTCATGTCAATATATCCGGCTGGGTATATGACAGCATATCTCATCGGTGAAGAACTAACTGGCTTAATTCCTAGCCTTGCCGCACTTATTCAAGGTGTCGGCGGCAACGCGGAGTGTCGCAATGACTCTGTACCCTTTGTTAATGAAACCCTTAACATCACTCAATACGAGCTCACATTTTATTATCCACCCGCCAGATTCTCTGTGCAAGGTTTCTTTCTGATTTTGTTCGCCATACTCCTGTGCAGCTTTATAGCTTTTGTCATGTTGAACCACCTTCCGGCTGCTACAAAGCATCGAGTACCAGATGAGCGCGTCTCTGAAAAAGGTGATGCAAAATCCAAAAATAGTATGTCAATCAGCAAGGACAGGGACGACTTCGCATACATAAATAAAGGTGTTCAAGTCGATCTGGATGGCGAAACTTCTTTTACCGATATTTCGGGTACAGCTCAACCTAATGGTACCGTGCAAGACAATGATACCGACAAGAACTCCACGAAAAGACTGTCGATTTCGACGTGGGCGTATTTGCTGATTATTGTGGCGTGGTTGAATGGCCTCAAGAACGGCGTCCTCCCGTCAGTCCAGTCCTACTCCGCATTACCCTACGGTAACGTAGCCTACCATCTCTGCATCACACTCTCGCTGTTGGTGAAGCCGTTCATCGTCCTTGTCGCCCACTTCGTGCCTACAAAGAAACTATCTGTAATCGGATTTGTCGCCCTCTGTGGCACCGCTACCGGATGTTACATCTTCTACCTCGCTTTGCTGAGTCCTACGCCGGTGTTATGCGGCAGCACCTGGGGAGAGGCACTGGTG GTTGTAGCTTGGATAGTGAACGCTGTCTTCTTCACCTACGCCGAGGTTGTGATCTGCATACTCTGCCGAAAGCACGGACGGAAGGCGCTGATTTGGTACGGCATCTCCTCTCAGATCGGCTCTCTCATCGGATCGGTGATCATCTTCACCGTGCTCAACAACATGGATCTGTTCACGTCCAACAACCCTTGTGACGATACCTGCTACAACTAG
- the LOC139148091 gene encoding solute carrier family 52, riboflavin transporter, member 3-B-like, with protein sequence MAGTKRDSLIGRVLLCALGTTAWINTCGVAIELPLMVGVLPESWKLPSYIILVNQFANVSAVLFLLLSRYTKKRIEIPANYTILSIGIVSLVLMSFFWDKTVAFGGGRYSVALLTLTFCLSMVDCTSSVSYLAFLSFYPESFLAFYFIGEGLSAVLPSVVALIQGVGGNSACFNASQVNGTQNETDPFAQEIGQYFESEQESPLFPVETYFLLLASVMACGLVAFILLNTVPRLLALQIVPNDGDTRKLINDDLYENSRVEDHEYGTVSKKNDGEKSEVSGVETAAALDEARPNGAINVAVKSDSGRADFIYWCALQLWCSAFLYGIMYSVVIYAALPYGVLVFHLSLTLPQMSNPLMCIVAHYLPTLRKSVINSMALVGSGGAAYIIWLGANSQKPILCGSIWGGIIEVGVFIIVICQFTYIRVMAAQFSHQLGRQSLIVNSFMSQCGGILGTAIIFPLINYTHIFVPSDPCTHTCY encoded by the exons ATGGCTGGCACGAAACGCGATTCACTGATTGGGAGAGTCCTCCTTTGCGCGCTCGGGACCACGGCGTGGATAAACACATGCGGTGTTGCTATCGAGTTACCTCTGATGGTCGGCGTTTTACCGGAGTCATGGAAACTCCCGTCCTATATCATACTGGTCAATCAGTTCGCCAACGTTTCTGCCGTGCTGTTCTTATTGCTTTCACGGTATACGAAGAAGCGCATTGAAATTCCAGCTAACTACACTATACTATCAATTGGTATTGTCTCTCTGGTTCTCATGTCCTTCTTTTGGGACAAGACCGTGGCCTTCGGAGGAGGGCGCTACAGTGTAGCACTGCTGACCTTGACGTTTTGCCTGTCGATGGTCGACTGCACGTCCTCGGTGTCGTATCTTGCTTTTCTGTCGTTCTACCCGGAGTCGTTTCTCGCGTTTTACTTCATAGGTGAAGGCCTGAGTGCCGTTTTGCCAAGTGTGGTGGCGCTCATCCAAGGAGTCGGCGGGAATTCGGCCTGCTTTAATGCCAGCCAAGTGAACGGCACGCAGAACGAAACAGATCCTTTTGCTCAAGAAATCGGTCAATATTTTGAGAGTGAACAAGAATCTCCATTGTTTCCAGTAGAAACGTATTTCTTGTTGCTTGCATCGGTTATGGCGTGCGGACTGGTAGCGTTCATATTGTTGAACACTGTACCACGGCTACTGGCGCTGCAGATAGTTCCAAACGACGGGGATACGAGGAAATTAATAAACGACGACCTTTATGAAAACTCTCGGGTAGAAGACCACGAGTACGGAACTGTATCCAAAAAAAACGACGGCGAAAAGTCCGAGGTATCCGGTGTCGAAACAGCCGCTGCTTTGGACGAGGCACGACCAAATGGCGCCATCAACGTTGCAGTGAAGAGTGACAGCGGGCGAGCAGACTTCATTTACTGGTGCGCCCTGCAGCTGTGGTGTTCGGCGTTTCTGTACGGTATAATGTACTCCGTCGTCATATATGCAGCACTGCCGTACGGAGTTTTGGTGTTTCACCTGTCGCTAACGCTGCCGCAGATGTCGAACCCTCTGATGTGCATAGTCGCCCACTATCTGCCTACGCTCAGAAAGTCGGTGATTAATTCAATGGCGCTGGTCGGCTCTGGAGGGGCAGCGTATATAATATGGCTAGGCGCAAACAGCCAGAAACCGATCCTCTGTGGTAGCATATGGGGTGGAATTATTGAG GTTGGTGTATTTATCATTGTAATATGTCAGTTCACTTACATCCGGGTGATGGCCGCACAGTTCAGCCACCAGCTCGGCCGGCAGTCGCTGATCGTCAACAGTTTTATGAGCCAGTGCGGTGGAATTCTGGGAACCGCGATCATCTTCCCCCTGATCAACTACACCCACATCTTCGTACCCAGTGACCCGTGCACACACACCTGTTACTAG